The following proteins are encoded in a genomic region of Phalacrocorax carbo chromosome 2, bPhaCar2.1, whole genome shotgun sequence:
- the LRRC14B gene encoding leucine-rich repeat-containing protein 14B, with amino-acid sequence MKSLRFISAEAFVSNAEFARKSLGSVAHNLFPLLFKASYLLEQGEVIHDLVENWPLVDFNMGKLLGATVDYQEDLSHRTCSVCLESCLTGLRDYVLNHPSPYAKRLKVVDLTGIKDVEVQFCECKKTMGRWARTQRLSKLCLELLVYLQQTQCNPGTFEISIDVLIDLFVTERNYELVVQALLKKCYCPLKICCVAFRSDNLALQKFFYIIKLTDPSLLRKLEIVHNVRLEMEHLEILFNSVHFPLLMSLTLPARTFNVRRFTATDEQMLINIGEKMGEMTQLTELNMPFSVLTGRIRKLLSPLKTPLKMLDVSNCSLNHADMAYLANSFHANHLEALDLSGHNIPDLYPAVFFKLLSHSSSVLRSLTLEDCNIQDTHVNMLILGLSPCQKLQEFKFLGNPLSSQALKHLFTFLCELPMLKNVEFPVPRDCYPVGITYPIDDANLCRFDQQKYERVTADLNLILLQANREDVKASTPLFGSYDAAVQETNNELGAYLIKSFKETLEKFTTSLKMT; translated from the exons ATGAAGTCTCTCCGATTCATTAGCGCTGAAGCATTTGTGTCAAATGCAGAGTTTGCCAGGAAGAGTCTCGGCAGTGTTGCCCAtaatctttttcctcttctttttaaagccaGCTATTTACTGGAGCAAGGGGAAGTGATTCATGACTTGGTAGAGAACTGGCCACTTGTTGACTTTAACATGGGAAAACTTTTGGGAGCTACTGTGGACTACCAGGAAGACCTGAGCCATAGAACATGCTCAGTGTGCTTGGAAAGCTGTCTGACGGGGCTGAGAGACTATGTGCTGAACCATCCTTCTCCTTATGCAAAAAGGTTGAAAGTGGTCGACCTGACGGGTATAAAAGATGTTGAAGTTCAGTTTTGTGAGTGTAAGAAGACAATGGGCAGGTGGGCCAGGACACAGCGGCTCTCTAAGCTTTGTTTAGAACTGCTGGTTTACCTGCAACAAACACAGTGCAATCCAGGTACCTTTGAAATCAGTATTGATGTGTTAATTGACTTGTTTGTTACAGAACGGAACTATGAGCTGGTGGTGCAGGCCCTGTTGAAGAAATGCTATTGTCCACTGAAGATCTGCTGTGTGGCATTCCGATCTGACAACCTGGCTTTGCAGAAATTCTTCTACATCATAAAGCTCACTGATCCCTCTCTGTTGCGCAAACTGGAAATAGTTCACAATGTTCGCTTGGAAATGGAACATTTGGAAATACTCTTCAACAGTGTCCACTTCCCTCTATTGATGTCCTTAACCTTGCCAGCACGAACATTTAATGTACGGAGGTTCACTGCTACAGATGAACAAATGCTTATTAACATTGGAGAAAAGATGGGTGAAATGACGCAGCTGACCGAGCTGAATATGCCATTTTCTGTACTCACAGGAAGAATACGGAAACTGCTCAG CCCACTAAAAACTCCACTGAAGATGCTGGATGTTTCTAACTGCTCATTGAACCATGCTGATATGGCCTATTTAGCCAATAGCTTCCATGCTAATCACTTAGAAGCCCTGGACCTGAGTGGTCACAATATACCTGATCTTTACCCAGCAGTATTCTTTAAGCTTCTCAGCCATTCCTCTTCAGTGCTCAGGAGTCTTACCTTGGAGGACTGTAACATCCAAGACACTCATGTCAACATGTTGATTTTAGGTTTAAGCCCTTGTCAGAAACTACAGGAGTTTAAGTTTCTTGGAAACCCACTGTCATCCCAAGCACTTAAACaccttttcacatttctttgtgAGCTGCCAATGCTGAAAAATGTGGAGTTCCCAGTTCCAAGGGACTGCTACCCTGTTGGCATCACCTACCCAATTGATGATGCCAATCTCTGCAGATTTGATCAGCAAAAATATGAACGTGTAACAGCAGATCTTAACCTCATTTTACTCCAAGCAAATAGGGAGGATGTGAAGGCTTCAACTCCACTCTTTGGAAGTTATGATGCAGCTGTTCAAGAGACGAACAATGAACTGGGAGCTTACTTGATCAAGTCCTTCAAAGAGACTCTAGAAAAGTTCACTACTTCTCTTAAAATGACTTAA